Proteins co-encoded in one Cricetulus griseus strain 17A/GY chromosome 1 unlocalized genomic scaffold, alternate assembly CriGri-PICRH-1.0 chr1_1, whole genome shotgun sequence genomic window:
- the LOC107978793 gene encoding 60S ribosomal protein L30 — MKSRKYMLGYKQTLKMIRQGKAKLVILANNCPALRKSEIEYYAMLAKTGVHHYSGNNIELGTACGKYYRVCTLAIIDP, encoded by the coding sequence ATGAAGAGCAGGAAGTACATGCTGGGCTATAAACAGACGCTCAAGATGATCAGGCAGGGCAAAGCCAAGCTGGTCATCCTCGCCAATAACTGCCCAGCCCTgaggaaatctgaaatagagTACTATGCCATGTTGGCTAAGACCGGGGTCCATCACTACAGTGGCAATAACATTGAATTGGGCACAGCATGTGGGAAATACTACAGAGTATGCACATTGGCTATCATTGACCCGTGA